The window CCGCGCGCTCGCGCGCGGTTCCGATCAGGCGAACGCCCGGAATCCCGGCCAGCCTGCGGCTCGCGTACTCGACCAGATCCGCCTCGTGCTGCTGCACGGCCGCGAGATCGGTCCGGTCCAGGAAGTCGATCGCCGCACCCAGGCCGACCGCGCCCGCGATGTTCGGCGTGCCCGCCTCGAAGCGCTCCGGCGGCGCGGCCCAGGTCGTCTTCTCGAACGTCACGTTGCGGATCATCGAGCCTCCGCCCTGCCACGGCTCCATCGACTCGAGCAGCTCGAGCCGGCCGAAGAGCGCGCCGATTCCCGTGGGCGCATACATCTTGTGTCCGGAGAACGCGTAGAAATCGCAGCCGATCGCGGTCACGTCGACGGGCATGTGCGGAACGGCCTGGGCCCCGTCGACGAGCACGGTCGCTCCGACCTGCTTCGCCAGACGAGTGAGTTCTGCCACCGGCAGGACCGTTCCCAGCGCGTTCGAGACGTGCGCGAGCGCGACCAGGCGCGTGCGCTTCGAGAGCCTTCGCTCGTACTCTTCGGGAATCACCGTTCCAGTCGCGTCGATCGGCGCGACCACGAGCCGGGCGCCGGTCTGCTGGCAGACGATCTGCCACGGCACCAGGTTCGAGTGGTGCTCGAGCTCGGTGATCAGTACCTCGTCGCCCGGGCCGAGTCGCGGTCGCGCCCACGCCTGCGCGACCAGGTTGATCGCCTCGGTGGTGCCGCGCGCGAAGACGATCTCGCGCGGCGAGGCTGCGCGCACGAACTTCTGCACCTTCGCGCGCGCGCGCTCGTAGGCGACGGTCGCCTCCTCGGAGAGCGTGTGAACGCCGCGGTGCACGTTCGAGTGATGGCGCTCGTAGTAGTCGACGATCGCCGCGATCACGCAGGCGGGCTTCTGGCTCGACGCGGCGCTGTCCAGGTAGACCAGCGGCTTGCCGTGCACCGTGCGCGCGAGGATCGGGAACTCCTTGCGCAGCGCATCGACGTCGAGTCCGGTCACGGAGTGCCCCGCTGCGGCAGCCAGGCGAGCAGCGCGCGCTCGATCGAGTCGCGAAGCGTCTCGGAGGGGAGCTTTGCCAGCACCTCGCTCGCGAAGGCGACCGTGAGCAGCGCGCGGGCGCTGGCCAGATCGAGGCCGCGCGCGCGCAGGTAGAAGAGC is drawn from Deltaproteobacteria bacterium and contains these coding sequences:
- a CDS encoding cysteine desulfurase, encoding MTGLDVDALRKEFPILARTVHGKPLVYLDSAASSQKPACVIAAIVDYYERHHSNVHRGVHTLSEEATVAYERARAKVQKFVRAASPREIVFARGTTEAINLVAQAWARPRLGPGDEVLITELEHHSNLVPWQIVCQQTGARLVVAPIDATGTVIPEEYERRLSKRTRLVALAHVSNALGTVLPVAELTRLAKQVGATVLVDGAQAVPHMPVDVTAIGCDFYAFSGHKMYAPTGIGALFGRLELLESMEPWQGGGSMIRNVTFEKTTWAAPPERFEAGTPNIAGAVGLGAAIDFLDRTDLAAVQQHEADLVEYASRRLAGIPGVRLIGTARERAGLVSFVVGDVHAHDVGTILDGEGIAVRAGHHCAQPVMDHFDVPATARASFAVHNGRDDVDRLVAGVERVREIFA